The Sinomicrobium kalidii genome contains a region encoding:
- a CDS encoding aspartate aminotransferase family protein, with translation MKLFDVYPLYDITPVQGKDVFVYDENNTAYLDLYGGHAVISIGHSHPKYVSGISGQLQKLGFYSNAVQNPLQSELAEKLGALSGCDDYQLFLCNSGAEANENALKLASFQTGKARVIAFKNAFHGRTSATVAATDNKNINAPLNEQHQVTFLELGDTAALESELQKGDVCAVIVEFIQGVGGLDEATAEFYEEADKYCKQHGSMFIADEIQCGYGRTGDFFAFQKYNVRPDIISLAKGMGNGFPVAGILIHPSIKARHGMLGTTFGGNHLACAAAIAVLDVLKEEQLMQNAKDISAYFIEKARAIPQVKQIKGRGLMLGMEFDVEVGELRKKLIHDKHIFTGGSSNKKLLRILPPLTVKKENIDAFFEALKAILPS, from the coding sequence ATGAAACTATTCGACGTTTACCCACTATATGACATTACCCCGGTACAGGGAAAGGACGTCTTCGTTTACGACGAAAACAACACCGCTTACCTGGACCTTTACGGCGGACACGCAGTGATCTCCATAGGGCATTCCCATCCGAAATATGTATCCGGTATTTCCGGGCAGTTGCAAAAACTCGGGTTTTATTCCAATGCCGTACAAAACCCCTTGCAATCCGAACTGGCGGAAAAGCTCGGCGCCCTTTCCGGATGTGACGATTATCAGTTGTTCCTCTGCAATTCCGGAGCGGAAGCCAATGAAAATGCCTTGAAACTCGCTTCCTTCCAAACCGGGAAAGCACGGGTCATTGCCTTTAAAAATGCCTTCCACGGAAGGACATCCGCCACAGTGGCCGCTACGGACAACAAAAACATCAATGCTCCGCTTAACGAACAGCACCAGGTGACTTTCCTGGAACTGGGCGATACCGCAGCCCTCGAAAGCGAACTGCAAAAAGGCGATGTCTGTGCCGTCATCGTAGAGTTCATACAAGGCGTGGGCGGACTGGACGAAGCCACTGCCGAGTTCTACGAAGAAGCCGATAAATACTGTAAACAGCACGGCAGCATGTTCATCGCCGACGAAATACAATGCGGATACGGCCGTACAGGCGATTTCTTTGCCTTTCAGAAGTATAATGTAAGGCCGGACATTATATCCCTGGCCAAAGGTATGGGCAACGGTTTCCCCGTAGCGGGTATCCTTATCCATCCATCCATAAAAGCCAGACACGGCATGCTGGGCACTACTTTCGGAGGAAACCACCTGGCCTGCGCAGCCGCGATAGCTGTGCTGGATGTATTGAAAGAAGAACAGTTGATGCAAAACGCCAAAGATATCTCCGCCTATTTCATCGAAAAAGCCCGGGCTATCCCCCAGGTTAAACAAATAAAAGGCCGCGGGCTTATGCTCGGAATGGAATTCGATGTTGAGGTCGGCGAACTCCGCAAAAAACTCATCCATGACAAACATATCTTCACCGGCGGAAGCAGCAACAAAAAATTGTTGCGTATCTTACCTCCGCTCACCGTGAAAAAAGAAAATATCGATGCGTTTTTTGAGGCGCTTAAAGCAATTCTCCCCTCGTAA
- a CDS encoding M20 family metallo-hydrolase produces the protein MIDQLKPSAIGLLKQLISTPSFSSEEDKTAAHIENWLQSHGIPFQRKDNNIYAFNKHFEEGKPTLLLNSHHDTVRPNTGYTKDPFDAHVEEGRLYGLGSNDAGGCLVSLLATFVYFYDKPNPNFNLILVASAEEESSGGKGLNSMLPVLPHIDVAIVGEPTLMQLAIAEKGLVVFDAVVKGTPSHAAHPNDNNSIYNTIKVLEWFRDYRFEKTSEALGEVKMTVTQINAGKQHNVVPAETNLVIDVRVNDKYTNREIADLLQAESPCDVITPRSLRLNSSSIPKEHPLVQAGIALGRETYGSPTLSDQAVLTCPSLKLGPGDSTRSHSANEYIYVREIEEGIALYIKLLEKVL, from the coding sequence ATGATAGACCAACTCAAACCATCGGCCATAGGGCTTTTAAAGCAACTGATAAGCACCCCTTCCTTTTCATCCGAAGAGGACAAGACTGCTGCACATATCGAAAACTGGCTGCAATCGCACGGCATCCCTTTTCAGCGAAAGGACAACAACATCTACGCCTTTAACAAACACTTTGAAGAGGGCAAGCCCACACTGTTGCTCAATTCGCATCACGATACCGTAAGGCCGAACACCGGGTACACCAAAGACCCCTTCGATGCGCATGTAGAAGAAGGCAGACTGTACGGATTGGGAAGTAATGACGCCGGAGGATGCCTCGTATCCCTCCTCGCCACTTTCGTTTACTTTTATGACAAACCCAACCCGAACTTCAACCTTATCCTGGTAGCCTCGGCCGAAGAAGAAAGCTCCGGAGGCAAGGGACTGAACAGCATGCTCCCCGTGCTGCCTCATATCGACGTAGCCATCGTAGGCGAACCTACCCTGATGCAACTCGCCATCGCCGAAAAAGGACTGGTAGTATTCGATGCAGTCGTAAAAGGTACTCCAAGCCATGCCGCACACCCTAATGATAACAACTCCATATACAACACCATAAAAGTACTGGAATGGTTCCGGGACTACCGCTTTGAAAAAACATCCGAAGCCCTCGGCGAAGTAAAAATGACCGTCACACAGATCAACGCCGGAAAGCAACACAACGTCGTCCCCGCCGAGACTAACCTCGTCATCGATGTACGTGTCAACGACAAATACACCAACCGGGAGATCGCAGACCTCCTGCAGGCGGAATCGCCCTGTGATGTTATTACTCCCCGCTCGTTAAGGCTTAATTCATCATCCATACCGAAGGAGCATCCATTGGTACAGGCGGGAATCGCATTGGGAAGAGAAACTTACGGTTCACCAACGCTTTCGGATCAGGCCGTATTGACCTGCCCGTCCCTAAAATTAGGACCCGGGGACTCCACACGATCGCATTCGGCAAATGAGTATATTTATGTCCGGGAAATTGAGGAAGGGATTGCGTTGTATATTAAGTTATTGGAGAAAGTGTTGTAG
- the argB gene encoding acetylglutamate kinase, which yields MKPKLSVVKIGGNIIENESALSDFLRDFAAMDGYKILVHGGGRTATRIADKLGVPAQMVGGRRITTRETLDVIVMVYGGLANKNIVSRLQGFDCNAIGLSGADGNTIVSDKRPVKDIDYGFAGDIKQVNATAIKVLLESRMTPVFCAITHNKEGQLLNTNADTIASEVAIAMSEHFETSLYYCFEKKGVLRSVEDDNSVIAHINTETYGQLRDQNVIADGMLPKMHNCFNALQRHVHKVYIGLPGMIVGKEKLFTTLTL from the coding sequence ATGAAACCCAAACTATCCGTAGTCAAAATAGGCGGTAATATTATCGAGAACGAATCCGCATTAAGCGATTTCCTCCGGGACTTTGCTGCAATGGACGGCTATAAGATCCTGGTCCACGGCGGAGGGCGAACGGCCACCCGTATTGCCGATAAACTCGGCGTCCCCGCACAAATGGTAGGCGGACGGCGGATCACCACCCGCGAAACCCTCGACGTTATCGTCATGGTCTACGGCGGACTGGCCAATAAGAACATCGTTTCCCGCTTGCAGGGCTTCGATTGTAACGCCATCGGATTATCCGGCGCAGACGGGAACACCATTGTCTCCGACAAAAGGCCTGTAAAAGATATTGATTACGGATTTGCCGGGGATATCAAACAGGTAAACGCCACGGCTATAAAAGTATTGCTCGAAAGCCGGATGACACCTGTATTCTGCGCCATCACTCACAACAAGGAAGGACAGTTGCTCAACACCAATGCCGACACTATAGCCTCCGAAGTGGCCATCGCCATGAGCGAACATTTCGAAACCTCGCTCTACTATTGTTTTGAGAAAAAAGGGGTATTGCGAAGCGTGGAAGACGATAACTCGGTCATAGCACACATCAATACGGAAACCTACGGGCAATTACGCGATCAAAACGTCATAGCAGACGGCATGCTGCCCAAAATGCACAATTGCTTTAACGCCCTGCAACGCCACGTACACAAAGTATATATCGGCCTGCCGGGTATGATCGTAGGAAAAGAAAAACTGTTTACAACGCTAACGTTATAA
- a CDS encoding N-acetylornithine carbamoyltransferase, with translation MKHYLTTDDIENLPKTIEEAIALKKDPYAFEQLGKRKTLGMLFFNTSLRTRLSTQKAAMQLGMQVMVMNFSGEAWSLEFEDGSVMNGSTAEHIREAAAVVSQYCDIIGVRAFPTLTDKQKDEEEHVMKSFQKYASVPIVNMESATAHPLQALTDAITITEQKTRGRPRVVLSWAPHPKALPHAVANSFTGMMQKMDVDFAITHPEGYELNPEVTGNTPIIHNQDEALKDADFVYVKSWSSYKDYGKVLHTDPNWKITAAKMALTDNGKFMHCLPVRRNVIVDDAVLDGPQSIVIPQANNRTFAAQVVLKQILESM, from the coding sequence ATGAAGCACTACCTGACAACAGACGACATAGAAAACCTCCCCAAAACCATCGAAGAAGCCATTGCCCTGAAAAAAGATCCGTATGCTTTTGAGCAATTAGGAAAGCGTAAAACCCTCGGTATGTTATTCTTTAATACCAGCCTGCGTACCCGCCTCAGTACACAAAAGGCGGCTATGCAACTCGGCATGCAGGTCATGGTGATGAATTTTTCGGGAGAAGCCTGGTCGCTGGAATTTGAGGACGGTAGTGTGATGAACGGCTCTACGGCCGAACATATCAGGGAAGCCGCTGCGGTAGTATCGCAATACTGCGACATCATCGGCGTAAGGGCCTTCCCTACCCTTACCGACAAACAGAAAGACGAAGAGGAACACGTAATGAAAAGCTTTCAGAAATATGCCTCCGTTCCCATTGTAAATATGGAAAGTGCCACCGCACACCCGCTTCAGGCATTGACCGATGCCATAACTATCACCGAACAGAAAACAAGAGGAAGGCCCAGGGTAGTGCTCTCCTGGGCACCGCATCCCAAGGCATTGCCCCATGCCGTGGCCAATTCCTTTACCGGTATGATGCAAAAAATGGATGTAGATTTCGCCATCACCCATCCCGAAGGCTACGAACTGAACCCGGAGGTAACCGGGAACACCCCGATAATCCACAACCAGGACGAAGCCCTGAAAGATGCCGATTTCGTTTACGTAAAGAGCTGGAGTTCATATAAAGATTACGGCAAAGTCCTCCACACCGATCCCAACTGGAAGATCACCGCAGCTAAGATGGCACTGACCGACAACGGTAAGTTTATGCACTGCCTGCCCGTACGGAGAAACGTTATTGTAGATGACGCCGTCCTCGACGGCCCGCAATCCATCGTCATCCCCCAGGCCAACAACCGTACCTTTGCGGCACAGGTAGTTTTGAAACAGATTTTGGAATCCATGTAA
- a CDS encoding endonuclease domain-containing protein: MKRRKIIPYNPKLKELARQLRNNSTKAEIILWTKLRRKQLYGYDFHRQKPIDNYILDFFCHELMLGIEVDGYSHSIVEVYKKDIQKGQTMNKLGIHILRFTDEQVLKGTENVLRAIEAYIHEYEGHTPNPSQEGS; the protein is encoded by the coding sequence ATGAAAAGAAGAAAAATAATTCCATATAACCCAAAATTAAAAGAACTCGCCCGACAATTGCGCAACAATAGCACCAAAGCCGAGATCATTCTCTGGACAAAACTGAGAAGAAAACAATTATATGGATATGATTTTCATCGACAGAAACCCATTGATAACTATATTCTCGATTTTTTCTGTCACGAACTTATGTTAGGTATAGAAGTGGATGGATATTCACATAGCATCGTGGAAGTCTATAAAAAGGATATACAAAAAGGACAAACAATGAATAAATTAGGAATACATATTCTTCGGTTTACGGATGAACAGGTTCTGAAAGGTACTGAAAATGTGTTGAGGGCCATTGAAGCTTATATCCATGAATATGAAGGACACACCCCCAACCCCTCTCAAGAGGGGAGCTAA